The region CTGTGGAAACTGATCATTGTAAGCATAAGCGACACTTTTAAGGTTGTACAGGTAAGGATTTTCTTTCTGATTCTGAAGCAGTTGATCAATATCCCCAATGGCCTGCCGGTAACGTTCGCTGTAAAGATAGGCATACGCCCGGGCTTGCAGGCTGTCGCTGTCACCGGAGTTACCATCGAGAGCTTTGGTGAAATCAGCAATAGCCTTGTTGTAGTTGCCCATGGCCAGATATGCCATGGCACGGTTTCGGTAAAGTTCCTTAAGGCCTGGAGCAAGATCAATGGCTCTATCATAAATATTGATGGCTTCCTGATAATTTTTAGCAGAAAACTGGGTATTGGCCTCCGCATTGAATTCAGCAACGCCGGGACGGTTGATCCAGTACAAACCCACCCCATTCAAACTTGCCAGGACAAACATGAGCAAAATGAACGCTGTTTTGGAAAATCCTGAAAAATGGCCTTTTGCTGAGGAGACTCTTGCGTATTTCATAGTACCTTTTTTTTGATGGATCAAACGGGAAAATGCGTTGTCAGTGACTGTAACTTTCTTTAGCAGGTAACATGTGAAATCAAAATCGGCAATTAAAAAAAACACAACCAATCGTTGGCTCCTTTCAGAAACTGTGACAGGTTGACAGTTTGAATGTGTCTTCCTGACAGAGCAAGGTACGAGCGACGAGGGACCTTAAAACATCGTGTATACGATCTCTCCGTATCCGTTCTCAATCTACGGGTAATTGTAACACCAGGTATCAATTCCTTGTTGATGTTACAAAACATGAGTCCATACGGAATGGCAAAAGAATAAGTTGTAAAAGTTTGCTCGTGCCCTACGTCCCGTGGGGGCACGTTATCCACCAGGCGAAGCTCTGCTTCGCACCCACCGGAGGTGGGGCATGGAACGGTTACGAACGTCCCGTTCGTAACCAGAAAGTTTCCTATGTTATTTTTTGAACGTTCCCACACTATTCCTGAATAACAGGTCTGTTGAACAAAATCTTGATTTGTTAACCATCTATTGTCAGTTTATGTCCTTTCTTATCACTTTAGAAGTATGACTCAACGCTGTGTTGATCCGCCAACGTCCACTAAATCATCACAATATTAATTATCCCCATGAAGTCTCTCTGTATGAAATCATTATCCGGTTTGTTGCTGGGAATGCTGTTGTGTGTGTCCCTTTCCTGGGGACAAACCCCAAAACGTTCGACAGTTCCCGCTTCCAAGGGGACGCCTCGGTCCGAGGTTCGTGAAACAACGGTTCAAACGCTTTCACCTCAATCTGATCCTTCGTTGGCTACCCAATCCAAGCCATCTGAGAACACTTCCGAAGGACGGAAAAACAAGGATTTTTCCGAGGATCTCCCGGCAACCCCCGAAGAAAAACCAGAAAAAAAAGACCGTCGTGAGGAAAATGCCGACAGGTCTGCCACGATTGTAAAACAGGATTTATCCCCTTTGGAAAAATTACTGCAGCCCACCTTAACCCTGGGGTTGTATCCGCCGGGAACTCAGCCGCCCTTACGACAATTGGGTTATGATCAGTTACGCACGGATCGGTTTTTGTTTGACCCCGTGGCGAATCCGGCACTGCCGCGAGAATATCAATTGGGACCGGGAGATGAAGTGATCCTGTATGATAGTCTGGGACAGATATTTGCGTCGGGCAGTCAGTCCTTGCAGGTGAATTCCAGCGGGATGCTGCATATTCCAGGCGTTCAAGCCTTGTCGGTCTGGAATATGAACCTATCCCAGCTCAATGAAGAATTGAAGAACAGAACCAAATTTCTCTCGGCCACCCTGGGCCAGTTACGTTCCATTCAGGTGAATGTCCTGGGGGAAGCCAATCAACCCGGCTTACACCGTGTTCCCGCCATAGCGTCCGTCCATAATATTTTATCGTTGGTGGGCGGCATCAAAAAAACCGGGAGTCTCAGACAGATTCAATGGAAGCGTGGAGAAAAACTGATCCAGGAAATTGATCTGTACCCCTATTTTTTACAGGGCCATTCCTTGGAGAATGTTCACATGCAGAGCGGTGACACTTTGTTTATTCCCTTGCTGAAAAACGTGATCGCCGTTGCCGGTGAAGTCCGGAGAACCGGAATTTTCGAATTAAAGCAGGAAACAACCCTGGAACAAGTGCTGGAGCTTTCCGGTGGGCTGTTGCCCACGGCTCATGCCGAACGCATCATGGTGGAGCGCCTCAATTCTGACGGCATTAAATCCTTTGAAACGCTGAGTCTGTCACAAAAATCGACCATCCAATCCTACGATATCGTACAAGTGTATCCGGTGGCCGATCAACGACAGCATTATTTCACTCTGGTCGGTCCTTTCAGCAACCCGGGGAGTTATGAGTATAAACCTGGATTGACCTTGGCGGAAGCGTTGCGACAGGGGGGGGAATTGTTGGATCAGGTCTATCTTGAGAAGGGACAGATTCAACGGTTTGAGTATGTGGAAAATCAGCCAGTGCCTCAACCTCAAATTATGTTGTTCTCTTATGCGGATGTTCTGCAAAAAAAAGAGATTGGCAATATGCTCATCCTGGACAAGGATGTGATTCAGTTGTTTCCGATCAATAATATGGTTTCCGTGAATGGCGAGGTGACTCAGCCCGGTTCGTATAAATTTATCCCCGGCATGACGATTGACGATTTGCTGTTTCTGGCGTCGGGGGTGAAAAATACAGCCTACCTGGGTCGGGTGGATATTATTCGCGAGTCGTTGGGATCTCCACGAAAATTGATTCGGGTGAATTTGTTTAATCCGGAAATGTTGCAAACCCCCCTGGAACCCATGGATAAGGTCACGGTCTTTGATGATAAGGAAAATAGACAGACGATCACCGTTCAGGGAGAAGTGCATGCTCCGGGTATTTATCCCTATTATGAGGGCATGAGCCTGGAGGATGCGGTGTTTCTCGCCAGTAATTTCACCAAGAACAGTTACAGGGACCGGATTCATGTGCAACGTCGATTTCAGGATGGAACCCGAGAATTGTTTAATATCACGCCGGCTGATTATACCCATTTTATTTTGCGTCCGGATGATGTGATCCTTGTTCATGGGCTGGATGTGATTCCTGCAAAACATGTCAGCATCCAGGGGAGCCCGGTACGAAATCCGGGAACCTATCCCTTTATGGACGGCATGAAAATCAAGGATCTGCTGTTTGTGGCAGGAGGACTGAATAACAAATCCATTGATTCCCACGTGTTGGTCAAACGCTGGCACTATCAGAATGATATTCTGACACGGGAATCGATCCAGGTGAGAATGGACCCCCTCACCTTCGAGACAACGCCACCCCTCATTTTACAGGAAGATGACGCGGTCTTTCTGCGACAACGCGCCGATTATCGCATACCGGGATTCGCAACAATTGCTGGAGAAGTTGTTTTTCCGGGAGGCTATGAAATCAGTCCGGGTGACCGGATTTCGGATCTGCTGGAGAAGTCCGGTGGACTTTCCAACAAAGCGTTCTTGCCGGGCGTTATTTTTACCCGAAAATTGCTGAAAATCCGGGAAGATGCCACTGATCAACGCTTACAACGGGATATTGAGCGATCTCTGTTGAAAAGCACGGTGGAAGCCTCATCCAGTATCACGTCTCCCGAAACCCATTTGCAGGCACTGGCCGCAGTCAGATCCTCTCTCAATCCACAGACACAGACACAGACACAGACACAGGTTGAAACGCAAGAAGAACTTTCGCAAGAAGAAGCCAGCAAAAAAGTGTCACAAAAAGAAGAGAGTAGAATTCAAGAACTAAATCTTGGCCGGATTGTCATCGATATGGAGGATTTGGAAAAGTTTAAAGGTGGTCCGGAAAATTTTGAACTCATGGATGGTGACACGCTCACGATTCCGCCGCTGATCAATACCGTCCTGGTGAAAGGAGAAGTTCGTGGGGAAGCGTCCTTTTTGGTCCGCCCCGAGACCACGGCCTGGGATTACCTGGAGATGTTGGGAAATCCAGGATCATTGGCTAAAATCGAGGACACCTATGTCATTCGGCCCAATGGTTTTGTGATTTCCGATTTGGATCATTATACGATTCGAGAGGGGGATATCATTGTGGTTCCAGCCGATCTGTCACCACGGGAAAGTACTTTAAAGGAAACCGCTACCGTGGTGGATATCATCTTCAAATCCCTTGCCACGATCCTGACGGTGGTGGTGCTGGCCGTGACCTTGTAGCGACGGATACCATGACCGAAGGGCCTCTTCATATTTTGCAGATGAATGGACGTGCTGATCTGAGTGGCGGCCCCGTTTACATGGTTCGACTGATTCGGCATTTGCCGCAACACTGGCGGCATACGGTGATGTGCCCTTCGGTGACTACCGGGATTCTTCCTGAATTGAAAACCTGCCCGAATGTCCGGTTGGTCCTAAAAAATCTGCGCTATTTGTCCATCCTCCAACTGATTCAACTGCTGGTCTGGGTTCGGCGGGAAAAATTCGATTTGATCCATTCCCACGGAAAAGCCGCCGGCATTTATGCCCGAATTATTGGCCGGCTCACGGGGATTCCTGTCATTCATCATTTTCATGGAATCCATTATCGGCAGTACTCTTCCTGGTTGCAATGGCTGTATCTCAAGCTGGAAAAAAAGCTCACCCAATGGTCTGCCAAGGTGATCTGTGTTTCAGAAAGCGAACATCAGGAAGCGCTGGCACTCCGCTTATTTCAAGCGCATCACGCCGTTGTGATCAAAAACGGAGTCAATCCGGAACAATTTGTCCATAAAACGGCGCAGTCGCTGGAACTTCGTCAGCGCCTGGCAATTCCCGAACAGGCCCGGATTCTGCTGTCTGTCACGAGGATGTGTTATCAGAAAAACGTGGAATTGATGCTGAAAATCCACGAGCGCTTATGCACCGTTTATCCCTCCCTGTATCTATTACTCCTTGGTGTCGCGGCAGATGATCCGGCTTTTCGGCAAAGTGCCGGGAGTTCCTCAGTCGTGCATCAGATCATTCCCTTGATACAGATCCAGGATGTGAGTCCTTATCTGAACCTGGCCGAGGTGTATCTCAATACCTCGCGCTGGGAAGGCATGTCCCTGGGGTTGATTGAAGCCATGGCGACAGGACTTCCCGTGGTATTGAGCGATGTGGTGGGCAATCGGGATGTGTTGCGAAAAATCCGGCAACCGGGTTTTTTGATCCCGGAGGAGAATATTGACGAATATGTCCGGCAAATTACCTACTTGCTCGATCATCCGCAGGCCGCCTCACAGATCGGCCAAAGTTTGCGTCAGTTGATTTTACAGGAATATACCATTCAGCAAAACGCGGATGCCATCGCTCAATTATATACCGACATTTCCGCGGGTGGATGGGATTGTGCTTAGTGTGACGCTTTGGGGCGTGATCGCGTTTGGCGTTCAGACACTATGCGGTTTGCTGTTGCCCGTCCTGTTTTCCCGTCATTCTCAAATTGAACTGTATGGTTCGTTTTCCTTCTTTTTCTGGTTGATCCATCCCGCGATGTGGCTGGATTTTACCGGAAATCTGAATGCGGGACTGTTGAGTCGTCTGCCGCGCATATCCCGCTTTCATTTCAGTCAAGTGGCTCGTTATTACAGTGCCACCATTCTCTGGTGGTTCCTGATCTGGGCAGGGATGTGGGTTGCGGTCCGGTGGGAAGCTGTTTCGTTTTTTTCGGAGTGGGAATTGGTGGGATTGCTGGCTGTTCCCGTGATGGTCGCCATCGGCTACTATGGTGTGGTGCATCAATATTATCAGCAAAAACTGACAGCCGTGTACCACTACCAAATT is a window of SAR324 cluster bacterium DNA encoding:
- a CDS encoding tetratricopeptide repeat protein; translation: MKYARVSSAKGHFSGFSKTAFILLMFVLASLNGVGLYWINRPGVAEFNAEANTQFSAKNYQEAINIYDRAIDLAPGLKELYRNRAMAYLAMGNYNKAIADFTKALDGNSGDSDSLQARAYAYLYSERYRQAIGDIDQLLQNQKENPYLYNLKSVAYAYNDQFPQALTDLNTALKLSSDPAFVFNRGVTYMKVLNFEGALEDFSTYIKQRPSESKGLMFRANTYLALKSYPQALADLESFLNANPPQEGIAQALYTKGLVLVKLNKKQEAITAFSEACAKPHPEACAMSDSLDK
- a CDS encoding SLBB domain-containing protein, with the translated sequence MKSLSGLLLGMLLCVSLSWGQTPKRSTVPASKGTPRSEVRETTVQTLSPQSDPSLATQSKPSENTSEGRKNKDFSEDLPATPEEKPEKKDRREENADRSATIVKQDLSPLEKLLQPTLTLGLYPPGTQPPLRQLGYDQLRTDRFLFDPVANPALPREYQLGPGDEVILYDSLGQIFASGSQSLQVNSSGMLHIPGVQALSVWNMNLSQLNEELKNRTKFLSATLGQLRSIQVNVLGEANQPGLHRVPAIASVHNILSLVGGIKKTGSLRQIQWKRGEKLIQEIDLYPYFLQGHSLENVHMQSGDTLFIPLLKNVIAVAGEVRRTGIFELKQETTLEQVLELSGGLLPTAHAERIMVERLNSDGIKSFETLSLSQKSTIQSYDIVQVYPVADQRQHYFTLVGPFSNPGSYEYKPGLTLAEALRQGGELLDQVYLEKGQIQRFEYVENQPVPQPQIMLFSYADVLQKKEIGNMLILDKDVIQLFPINNMVSVNGEVTQPGSYKFIPGMTIDDLLFLASGVKNTAYLGRVDIIRESLGSPRKLIRVNLFNPEMLQTPLEPMDKVTVFDDKENRQTITVQGEVHAPGIYPYYEGMSLEDAVFLASNFTKNSYRDRIHVQRRFQDGTRELFNITPADYTHFILRPDDVILVHGLDVIPAKHVSIQGSPVRNPGTYPFMDGMKIKDLLFVAGGLNNKSIDSHVLVKRWHYQNDILTRESIQVRMDPLTFETTPPLILQEDDAVFLRQRADYRIPGFATIAGEVVFPGGYEISPGDRISDLLEKSGGLSNKAFLPGVIFTRKLLKIREDATDQRLQRDIERSLLKSTVEASSSITSPETHLQALAAVRSSLNPQTQTQTQTQVETQEELSQEEASKKVSQKEESRIQELNLGRIVIDMEDLEKFKGGPENFELMDGDTLTIPPLINTVLVKGEVRGEASFLVRPETTAWDYLEMLGNPGSLAKIEDTYVIRPNGFVISDLDHYTIREGDIIVVPADLSPRESTLKETATVVDIIFKSLATILTVVVLAVTL
- a CDS encoding glycosyltransferase family 4 protein yields the protein MTEGPLHILQMNGRADLSGGPVYMVRLIRHLPQHWRHTVMCPSVTTGILPELKTCPNVRLVLKNLRYLSILQLIQLLVWVRREKFDLIHSHGKAAGIYARIIGRLTGIPVIHHFHGIHYRQYSSWLQWLYLKLEKKLTQWSAKVICVSESEHQEALALRLFQAHHAVVIKNGVNPEQFVHKTAQSLELRQRLAIPEQARILLSVTRMCYQKNVELMLKIHERLCTVYPSLYLLLLGVAADDPAFRQSAGSSSVVHQIIPLIQIQDVSPYLNLAEVYLNTSRWEGMSLGLIEAMATGLPVVLSDVVGNRDVLRKIRQPGFLIPEENIDEYVRQITYLLDHPQAASQIGQSLRQLILQEYTIQQNADAIAQLYTDISAGGWDCA